One Bombina bombina isolate aBomBom1 chromosome 5, aBomBom1.pri, whole genome shotgun sequence DNA segment encodes these proteins:
- the MOS gene encoding proto-oncogene serine/threonine-protein kinase mos, producing MPSPIPVDRFLPRDLSPSVDLRPCSSPLELNRFKPGTLSTSCSRRSSGRRLPPRLAWCNIDWEQVRLQEPLGSGGFGSVYRATYRGQTVAIKKVKRCTKNRLASRQSFWAEMNAARLRHPHVVQVLAASASCPGDPDISGTIIMEYTGTSTLHHRIYEIGLPLGKECCLRYAWQVADGLCFLHRGGVVHLDLKPANVLLAPGDLCKIGDFGCSQRLQDGEDNLCCTQLRHLGGTYTHRAPELLRGEPVTVKADIYSFAVTLWQMVTGEIPYTGDRQCVLYAVVAYDLRPNLGQQFMCTEEGQALRDLVESCWAARPENRPNAEQMIEILESVRSSPSGCTDSVQGQSCTDHAQSSSLENEHALIYSHRDVQVFAPEDNLRDTFQGCASMDEDYVLHSAGSLHQPAPASVHSTCNLITQLHYISS from the coding sequence ATGCCTTCCCCTATTCCTGTAGATCGGTTTTTGCCCCGGGACCTGTCACCCTCCGTTGATTTGCGTCCATGCAGCAGCCCCTTAGAACTAAACCGCTTCAAGCCGGGTACCCTCTCTACATCTTGCAGCCGCCGTTCCTCCGGCCGTAGACTCCCTCCCCGTCTGGCCTGGTGTAACATTGATTGGGAGCAGGTACGTCTACAGGAGCCGCTGGGCTCAGGAGGATTTGGCTCAGTGTACCGGGCCACGTACCGGGGGCAAACCGTGGCTATCAAGAAGGTGAAGCGCTGCACTAAAAACCGCCTAGCTTCCAGGCAAAGCTTCTGGGCCGAGATGAACGCCGCTCGCCTCCGGCATCCGCATGTAGTGCAGGTCCTTGCTGCCAGCGCTTCTTGCCCCGGTGACCCAGACATCTCCGGCACCATTATCATGGAGTATACCGGCACCAGCACGCTGCACCACCGCATCTATGAGATCGGCCTTCCGCTGGGTAAAGAATGCTGCCTGCGTTACGCCTGGCAAGTTGCAGATGGACTGTGCTTCTTGCACCGGGGCGGAGTGGTGCACTTGGATCTCAAACCGGCCAATGTGCTACTGGCTCCGGGAGACCTGTGCAAGATTGGAGACTTCGGCTGCTCGCAACGCTTGCAGGACGGAGAAGACAACCTGTGCTGCACCCAACTCCGCCACCTGGGAGGCACCTACACGCACCGAGCCCCGGAGTTGCTGAGAGGAGAGCCGGTCACGGTAAAGGCGGACATTTATTCCTTTGCAGTAACCCTGTGGCAGATGGTGACTGGCGAGATCCCATATACTGGAGACCGGCAATGTGTGCTTTATGCAGTGGTGGCTTATGACTTACGGCCTAACCTGGGACAGCAATTCATGTGCACCGAGGAAGGGCAGGCACTAAGGGACTTGGTGGAAAGCTGCTGGGCAGCACGACCAGAGAACCGACCCAATGCAGAGCAGATGATAGAAATCCTGGAGTCTGTTCGATCATCGCCTTCAGGGTGCACGGATTCCGTACAGGGACAGAGTTGCACGGATCATGCGCAGAGCTCATCGCTTGAGAATGAGCACGCGCTAATTTACAGCCACAGAGATGTGCAGGTGTTTGCACCAGAAGACaatctcagggatacctttcaGGGTTGTGCCTCTATGGATGAGGACTATGTTTTACATTCCGCGGGCTCGTTGCACCAACCTGCCCCAGCATCAGTGCACAGCACGTGTAACCTCATCACCCAGTTGCACTACATTTCTTCATGA